One stretch of Dehalobacter sp. DNA includes these proteins:
- a CDS encoding methylenetetrahydrofolate reductase C-terminal domain-containing protein: MENAFRKAIQDNNEFIVTWELVPGRGSKEVSQEKALQLAEQTAKGKKIHAVSLTDNPGGSVGINPEGIGREIKSLGIDAIIHVACKDKNRTQLESQLFSLERSGLHNLLVLTGDYDPGNFFGRPKPVFDLDSTQLLAFITKMNDGLELPTVRGVNKLQPTHLFAGAAVSPFKATEAEQMLQYTKLKKKIENGAQFIIPQVGYDVRKYHELYQFVKHNNLPGCLMGNIYLLTYGAAKAMSMNKVPGCVVTDKLVAELEQEKQSSDKGVAAMLDRAAKLFAILKGMGYKGVHLGGHNTTYEQVEYIIDRGNELTANWQDYIREFDYPQKNGFYVYAKDEKTGLNTAQKSNDYNNYEKSFDLNYKMSRVVHKMMFEPNKGMFGFMRGFCHAIKDSALEKPFHGIEHLAKSCMYNCQDCGDCALIDVAYVCPMGNCPKNQRNGPCEGSYNGWCEVYPDKQKCIWVKAYYRLKGYSEEEKLNSYHVSPYNWEKQHTSGWINFFEGQDHSAERLGIKPRTKSKEKE, from the coding sequence ATGGAGAACGCTTTTCGTAAAGCAATACAGGACAACAATGAGTTTATTGTAACATGGGAACTCGTACCCGGCCGCGGCTCTAAAGAAGTTTCTCAGGAAAAAGCGCTTCAATTGGCGGAGCAGACTGCTAAAGGGAAAAAGATCCATGCTGTTAGTCTGACTGACAACCCGGGTGGAAGTGTCGGCATTAATCCTGAGGGCATTGGCAGGGAAATCAAAAGTCTGGGCATCGATGCAATTATTCACGTTGCCTGCAAGGACAAAAACCGCACACAACTGGAAAGCCAGCTTTTTTCCCTGGAACGTTCGGGACTCCATAACTTACTGGTACTGACCGGCGACTATGATCCAGGTAATTTCTTCGGACGGCCCAAACCGGTTTTTGACCTTGATTCCACTCAGCTCTTGGCCTTTATCACCAAGATGAATGACGGGTTGGAACTTCCCACAGTTAGAGGTGTCAATAAACTTCAGCCAACCCATCTGTTTGCGGGTGCTGCTGTTTCACCTTTTAAAGCCACCGAAGCCGAGCAGATGCTCCAGTACACCAAGCTCAAAAAGAAGATCGAGAATGGTGCTCAGTTCATTATACCCCAAGTTGGCTACGATGTCAGAAAGTACCACGAACTCTATCAATTTGTGAAGCACAATAACCTGCCCGGGTGTCTGATGGGAAATATTTACCTGCTGACTTATGGTGCTGCCAAAGCGATGAGTATGAATAAAGTCCCCGGATGTGTTGTTACGGACAAGCTTGTTGCTGAACTGGAACAGGAAAAACAAAGCAGCGACAAGGGTGTTGCCGCCATGCTCGATAGGGCAGCGAAACTCTTTGCTATCCTGAAAGGTATGGGCTACAAAGGCGTTCATCTCGGCGGGCATAATACGACGTATGAACAAGTTGAATATATTATTGACCGTGGAAACGAATTGACCGCCAACTGGCAGGATTATATTCGGGAGTTTGACTATCCTCAAAAAAACGGTTTCTATGTTTACGCCAAAGATGAAAAGACCGGCTTGAATACTGCTCAAAAATCCAATGACTACAACAATTATGAGAAGAGCTTTGATTTGAATTATAAGATGTCTAGAGTTGTTCACAAGATGATGTTTGAACCTAACAAAGGAATGTTCGGCTTTATGCGCGGATTTTGTCATGCCATAAAGGATTCTGCGCTGGAAAAACCTTTCCACGGCATTGAGCATCTCGCCAAATCCTGCATGTACAATTGCCAGGACTGCGGTGACTGTGCGCTGATCGATGTAGCCTATGTCTGTCCAATGGGCAACTGTCCCAAGAACCAACGGAACGGCCCATGTGAAGGAAGCTACAACGGCTGGTGTGAAGTGTATCCGGACAAGCAAAAGTGCATCTGGGTCAAAGCCTATTACCGCTTAAAAGGCTATTCTGAGGAAGAAAAGCTGAATTCCTATCATGTGAGCCCTTACAATTGGGAAAAACAGCATACTTCAGGCTGGATAAACTTTTTTGAAGGCCAGGACCACTCTGCGGAAAGACTTGGCATTAAACCTAGAACAAAGTCCAAAGAAAAAGAATAA
- a CDS encoding formate/nitrite transporter family protein, giving the protein MEKMFKTPSEITEGFVEYGKNKTNSSILKLLLLAILAGAFIAFAAEGSNTAIHTITSVGLGKALAGALFATGLMMVVITGAELFTGNTLIVVSCMEKESRWLKMLRNWTIVYIGNFIGSMLVVLFILYSGQFDFSSGLLGGFTIKVAAYKTGLTFPKAFFMGILCNWLVCMAVWMANAAKDITGKLLAIFFPIWLFITSGFEHCVANMYYIPAGILAKANPTWVAQAATLGVTPEKLAHLNWGTFVVNNLIPVTLGNIVGGSIFVGLIYWLSFMYKKKSTTVLDVDHLVQKKFDSAYVKSK; this is encoded by the coding sequence ATGGAAAAAATGTTTAAAACTCCTTCAGAGATTACTGAGGGATTTGTAGAATATGGAAAGAATAAAACGAATTCTTCTATATTGAAATTGCTGCTGTTGGCAATACTAGCGGGAGCCTTTATTGCCTTCGCGGCGGAAGGCTCTAATACTGCCATTCACACCATCACTTCTGTTGGCTTAGGCAAAGCACTCGCTGGTGCCTTATTTGCCACAGGACTGATGATGGTGGTTATCACCGGAGCTGAATTATTCACCGGAAACACCCTGATTGTGGTATCTTGTATGGAAAAGGAATCAAGATGGCTAAAGATGCTGCGTAATTGGACGATTGTCTATATCGGGAACTTTATTGGTTCCATGCTTGTCGTCTTGTTTATCCTTTACTCCGGCCAGTTTGACTTTTCCTCAGGTCTACTCGGAGGGTTTACAATCAAAGTCGCCGCATATAAGACGGGCCTGACTTTCCCGAAAGCTTTCTTCATGGGAATCTTGTGTAACTGGCTGGTTTGTATGGCTGTTTGGATGGCGAATGCCGCCAAGGATATCACCGGTAAACTTCTTGCTATCTTTTTTCCGATCTGGCTGTTCATTACTTCTGGTTTTGAACACTGTGTTGCCAATATGTATTACATTCCTGCCGGCATTCTTGCCAAAGCCAACCCGACCTGGGTGGCCCAGGCTGCAACGCTCGGTGTAACACCTGAAAAACTTGCTCACCTTAACTGGGGAACGTTTGTCGTGAATAACCTTATTCCTGTTACGCTCGGAAATATCGTTGGCGGAAGCATATTTGTCGGACTTATTTACTGGCTGAGCTTCATGTACAAAAAGAAATCCACTACTGTTTTGGATGTAGACCATCTTGTTCAGAAAAAATTTGATAGTGCTTACGTAAAATCTAAATAA
- a CDS encoding formate--tetrahydrofolate ligase, with the protein MAFKSDIEIAQESTMLPVLDVAKELGIPEDYLESYGKYKAKVDYNLLNQKADTPNGKLILVTAINPTPAGEGKTTTSVGLGDALHYLGKKTVIALREPSLGPVFGVKGGAAGGGYAQVVPMEDINLHFTGDFHAIGAANNLIAAMLDNHIQQGNALDIDVRRITWKRCMDMNDRQLRFIVNGLGGKANGTPREDGFDITVASEIMAIMCLSSDIDDFKARVERIIVAYNRSGEPVTAGQLKCQGAVGALMKDALKPNLVQTLEHTPAFIHGGPFANIAHGCNSVMATKMALKLGDYVVTEAGFGADLGAEKFIDIKCRLSGLRPEAVVIVATVRALKSHGGVAKADLNKENLDALKKGLPNLLKHVENVTINFGLPAVVAINKFPTDSEAELAMIEDECKKLGVNVALSEVWEKGGPGGAKLAEEVLRIIDSPKNFNFAYDINMGLKDKITAIATKIYGADGVDFIGSSSADIENIEKIGYRDVPVCMAKTQYSLSDDQKKLGRPSGFRISIRGVKISAGAGFAVALTGDIMTMPGLPKVPSAENIDVDSTGKISGLF; encoded by the coding sequence ATGGCTTTCAAAAGTGATATTGAAATCGCCCAGGAATCAACCATGCTGCCTGTATTAGATGTAGCAAAAGAACTCGGAATCCCCGAGGATTATCTGGAATCCTATGGCAAATACAAAGCCAAGGTCGACTACAACTTATTAAATCAAAAAGCGGACACACCGAATGGCAAACTGATTCTTGTTACTGCCATCAACCCGACTCCTGCCGGAGAAGGTAAAACTACGACATCCGTCGGTTTAGGAGATGCTCTCCATTATCTCGGCAAAAAAACTGTCATTGCACTACGCGAACCATCCTTAGGCCCTGTATTTGGTGTCAAAGGTGGCGCCGCTGGCGGCGGTTATGCTCAGGTCGTACCAATGGAAGATATCAACCTTCACTTCACAGGTGATTTTCATGCCATCGGTGCTGCCAACAACCTGATTGCAGCGATGCTCGACAACCATATCCAACAAGGCAACGCGCTGGATATCGATGTCCGTAGAATTACTTGGAAAAGATGCATGGATATGAATGACCGCCAGCTCCGCTTCATTGTCAACGGACTTGGCGGCAAAGCCAATGGCACTCCGAGAGAAGACGGCTTTGACATCACGGTTGCTTCTGAAATCATGGCGATCATGTGCCTATCCAGCGATATTGACGACTTCAAAGCAAGAGTTGAGAGAATCATTGTCGCCTACAACAGAAGCGGTGAACCCGTAACTGCCGGTCAACTGAAGTGTCAAGGTGCTGTTGGTGCCCTGATGAAAGATGCTTTAAAACCGAACCTTGTACAAACTCTTGAACATACACCAGCTTTCATTCACGGCGGACCGTTCGCGAACATTGCTCACGGCTGCAACAGTGTTATGGCGACCAAGATGGCTTTAAAACTTGGCGACTATGTTGTAACCGAAGCTGGATTCGGTGCTGACCTCGGCGCTGAGAAATTTATTGACATTAAATGTCGTTTAAGTGGCCTGCGTCCGGAAGCCGTTGTTATTGTTGCAACCGTTCGCGCGCTCAAATCCCATGGCGGCGTAGCCAAAGCTGATCTCAACAAAGAAAACCTGGATGCCCTCAAAAAAGGCTTGCCGAACCTCTTAAAACACGTCGAAAACGTCACCATCAACTTTGGTCTGCCTGCCGTTGTTGCGATCAACAAGTTCCCAACCGACAGCGAAGCTGAACTGGCAATGATTGAAGACGAGTGCAAGAAACTCGGCGTTAATGTAGCCCTTTCCGAAGTTTGGGAAAAAGGCGGCCCTGGTGGTGCGAAACTGGCTGAAGAAGTCCTTCGCATCATTGACAGCCCGAAAAACTTTAACTTTGCTTATGACATCAACATGGGCCTCAAAGACAAGATTACCGCAATTGCCACCAAGATCTATGGTGCAGACGGTGTTGACTTCATTGGCAGCAGCTCCGCAGATATTGAGAATATCGAAAAAATCGGCTATCGTGATGTTCCGGTCTGTATGGCGAAGACCCAGTATTCCTTGTCTGATGACCAGAAGAAACTGGGACGTCCATCAGGCTTCAGAATCTCGATCCGTGGCGTGAAGATTTCTGCTGGTGCAGGCTTTGCCGTTGCACTTACCGGAGACATCATGACCATGCCCGGCCTGCCGAAAGTACCGTCTGCTGAAAACATTGACGTAGACAGCACCGGTAAGATTTCCGGCTTATTCTAA
- a CDS encoding ASKHA domain-containing protein produces MMKKVLFPSQNKEILCQENDTVAAACSGLGYPLDLVCGGKGTCKKCTVEIERDGIRQEVLACQEPVSDGLIVYLKYEDYKHEASILTDRIETELNIDPPVKKIFIDKKFLRTPFYYGDWEHIQATVPFRINTPALCLLQKLSLLMQKQEMTGITLVLRDEQLLDIEQGDTSASNYGFAVDLGSTSVVAYLYDLNSGKKVGVYSGLNGQITEGADVISRIMAAINNPEGLKILQRKVVETINTLILEAIQQNQISAENIYTMVICGNSAMQHLFLGLYPGSLGRTPYTNTILSEVLTTARELSLNIHPNAIIDFLPLIGGFVGADTLAVLLALPEGERQGNRLIIDLGTNGEILLGNEKKWLATSTAAGPALEGATIRFGMRGTNGAIERVKLSEGKIKLKVIGGEQPKGICGSGIVDAVAEMLKAELISKEGRLLPPDKYLKICRPENQRFADYLAKIDGVSVFYLMDEGQSGDNDRIYISQKDIRAVQLAKSAIYTGCMLLMKEYGLKGEDLEEILIAGAFGNYIDAPSAQVLGLFPDFSNVPIRSIGNAAGAGALNFLLSRNIRMNTLILLAKVTHFDLAANPAFQQEYLQNTGF; encoded by the coding sequence ATGATGAAAAAAGTTCTATTTCCAAGCCAGAATAAAGAAATCTTATGCCAGGAGAATGACACGGTCGCTGCTGCCTGTTCAGGCCTTGGATATCCACTTGATCTTGTATGCGGAGGAAAAGGTACATGTAAAAAATGCACAGTTGAAATAGAAAGGGACGGCATACGGCAGGAAGTATTGGCGTGTCAGGAACCAGTAAGCGACGGCTTGATCGTTTATCTTAAATATGAAGACTATAAACATGAAGCCTCAATTTTAACAGATCGTATTGAAACAGAGCTAAACATCGATCCGCCAGTTAAAAAGATCTTTATCGATAAGAAGTTTCTAAGAACTCCGTTCTATTACGGGGACTGGGAACATATTCAAGCCACGGTTCCATTCCGGATTAATACGCCAGCTTTATGCCTTCTGCAAAAATTATCACTGCTGATGCAGAAACAGGAAATGACAGGCATTACTTTGGTCTTAAGAGACGAACAGCTGCTTGATATTGAGCAGGGCGACACCTCAGCCAGCAATTATGGATTTGCCGTTGACCTTGGGAGTACCTCAGTTGTGGCCTACTTATATGACCTTAATAGCGGCAAAAAAGTAGGGGTATATTCCGGCTTAAACGGTCAGATTACGGAAGGTGCGGATGTTATATCCCGCATTATGGCGGCGATAAATAATCCTGAAGGGCTAAAAATTCTTCAGCGTAAAGTAGTAGAGACCATTAACACCCTGATTCTGGAAGCGATACAGCAAAACCAGATCAGCGCTGAAAATATCTATACGATGGTGATTTGCGGCAACAGTGCCATGCAGCACCTCTTTTTAGGTTTGTATCCTGGATCTCTTGGCAGGACGCCTTACACCAATACGATTTTAAGTGAAGTGTTAACAACAGCACGGGAGTTGAGCCTTAACATTCATCCCAATGCCATTATTGATTTTTTACCTTTGATCGGGGGCTTCGTCGGAGCGGACACTTTGGCTGTCCTACTGGCTTTGCCTGAAGGGGAACGTCAAGGGAACAGATTGATTATTGATCTTGGAACAAACGGCGAAATTTTATTGGGGAACGAGAAGAAGTGGCTAGCCACTTCAACTGCTGCCGGACCGGCCCTCGAAGGAGCAACGATCCGCTTTGGAATGCGTGGAACAAACGGAGCCATCGAACGGGTAAAACTGTCGGAAGGTAAAATTAAATTAAAAGTGATTGGCGGAGAACAGCCCAAAGGGATTTGTGGCTCCGGTATCGTTGATGCAGTTGCTGAAATGTTGAAAGCCGAGCTGATCAGTAAAGAAGGCAGACTGCTGCCTCCCGACAAATATTTAAAAATTTGCCGGCCGGAAAATCAAAGATTTGCTGATTATCTGGCAAAAATTGACGGGGTCAGCGTTTTCTACCTGATGGATGAGGGACAGTCCGGTGATAACGACCGAATTTACATCAGCCAAAAGGATATTCGTGCTGTACAGCTAGCCAAAAGCGCCATTTATACAGGATGTATGCTATTAATGAAAGAATATGGGCTGAAAGGAGAAGATCTCGAGGAAATTCTGATTGCCGGGGCCTTCGGCAACTATATTGACGCTCCAAGTGCTCAGGTACTCGGTCTGTTTCCCGATTTTTCGAATGTACCCATCCGGTCCATAGGCAATGCGGCAGGAGCCGGAGCATTGAATTTTCTACTGTCCAGAAATATACGGATGAATACTTTGATATTATTGGCAAAGGTAACCCATTTTGACCTGGCGGCAAATCCTGCTTTTCAACAGGAATATCTGCAGAATACAGGTTTTTGA